From the genome of Leishmania major strain Friedlin complete genome, chromosome 35:
TGGCGGTTGAGATGGTCAGGGGCAGACGCGAAGGCAGAGGGCAAAGAAAatgaaagaaaaagagggaagacgCGTAAGTCTGAGGCGCGACAGAGGGActacgaggaggcggcagaaCAACAGAGATCAAGCGCACAACAAGGGCGCGAATCTagttgcacacacacacacacacatgcgtgtgtgcgtgtgtgtgtacatgtgctCTGGTTGCGTCGTGAACGCAACAGCGCATAGGCATGAATGGGTAAGCACACACAAGTGGCGATGACCAGCGCTCACAGTCGACGACTccggaaggagagagaacagaCAAACACAAGGCGGTGATCaaaaggaggcgaggggcCCACCGTTGaacgacgcagccgcgcaccCCACTCGAAAGCGCGCTTCGTCTTGTCTTCCGTCGGTTCTTTGGTTTCGTTGTCGCAGCGCATACAATGGCACTCACCGTTGGCGATGAGATGTGCATGAGCAAGCCGCACAGGGAGGCGACAACCCCTCAttccaccgctgctgctcatgccAACGTTGCATCTGCCCATGTGTGCACGAGTGTACACATGGGCAGAGGAGTGTGAAGGACCCGCCTTTCACGCAAGAGATCGATAAAAGGAAGAAAAGTAACATGCCGGCGGTGTGGCCCCTCTGCCAGCTCACGGTGCCACACCGGCCGGTGGGTGCATATTGAGGCCTACCGTAAAGGCCGCCGCCCGTGTGCTTTCGTGTGTCGTGGCTACCACGATCGGCATGTGAGCCCGCAAACCACAGGAGCGGTTCTTGAAGAGCGGGCTTGTCCACTGCTTCGATGAAGGTATCTTAGGGCTAGCGGCGTTGCTGTTGCCTTGCAAGATGTGCTGCACAAGGCTATCTATCCCGACGCATGTGCTGGTGGGGACAGTCGCCGCGTTGTTTGCCAAGAAGTCTTCGCCGCGGTCGTGCGCTGCAATCATGCGCTTTAGCTGCTTCGCGACGAGTACGACGGAGAGACAGCCCCCGTATTCGATGTCGCCGACGCGCGCGGCTGAGTCGAGCGAGGTCCGCTGACCCATGAGGGCCCAGTCCGAGAGCGAGGAAGCGGATGAGAGCTCCGACAAGTAAAAGCGCTCCGGGCACCGCTCGAGCAGCGCCAACTCATCCTGGAGCCCCAACAGGGTGAAcccgctctgctgctgctggtggcgtcggcgtccCGTCGACGCCAGGCCCTGCACGCCCAGCTGGCCTCCAGCCTCGGCGCTCGCCTTGCCGGTGacggccgtggtggtggcacacATGATGTCTCGTAGCACGCGTCGTGCGTGGAAGCgagtggggtgggtgggaagcgaggcggcagccacAAGACCGAGAAAGACACCGTGCGTCACGATGACttcgcggtggcgcgccaGTTGCTTGAGTTGCTGAAAGCACTGCAGCACGTATGCCGTGTCGGGAACGACGACGTCGTGATGTACGCGTCGCTTAACAAGACACTCGACTCGCAACAGTGGCGACACGTGGCCGTCGCAGCTCTCCTCTCCAAACAATTGGTGCGTGGCTGAGTCTGTCCACGAAGCGCAGCACCCAGGGGCGGCAAGTTGGTCGCCAGCTGCCCCTGGCGTCGACAGTGCTGCCCTCGCCGAGTAACGTCTGCGTTGCGCTGCCGTGGAACGCAGACGCCGGTACGACTCTGGGAAAACGCTatgcgcggcggcaggtaATACCagcgtctcggcgacgcggcgcaccagcaccgcatCCCAGTTCGGCACCATCCGCGCGAGGAACATTAGCGAGCTCTTGCAGAAGGGTCGGTACGGGCTAACGGCATCCTCGATCTTGGTGAGGCGGGCAGCATCGGCCGGGGTCAAAgaccgcgcacacgcacgcgagcTGATCTCTTCCCAGTGTACCTCCTGCTGTGCCCACGGCACGGAGGGCTGCATGTGGGTGAAGGGGTGGTGCAAGACCACGTGCGAAAGAGTGTGCAGAGGGCCGACTTCGACCTCATCTGTCACCTTCCTAACCGCCGTGAAAGCACGTGAGCCGACGTCGGAAGGTGCAcagagctgcagcatctCCACCAAGCAGCACTCCTTCCCAAGCGgctggcgaagctgctgcgtTATGCGGAGAGCGTGTAGGCGTTGCTGGACGCGAATTcgcgcctgctccgcggcggagggggccCGGGCCTGTGACAGAAGCGTGACCTCTCCAGACACTCCTCTCTCATCGTCTGTTGCTATGGAGGTTGCGTACGCATTGCATGATGACGCATTCAAGTCGCGGCTGTCATGAGGCGAGCCTGCATCCCTGCGGTCATCGCTGTGGTCTGTAGTAGGCGAAGGCGCGTCGAGCTCTGCCGCCATGAGAAGTGCCAGCATTGAATtctggcgctggcggtgcggcacgTGTGTCAACGCACGCCGAGCCAGCTGATCTAAGGAGACAGAGGCCTGggacgtgcacgtgcgtggcACAGTCGTGGTTGGCGACGtacggcagctgctgcgaccgAGCGTTCGTGACATCCCGACAAGCCCACATCGGCACATCGCTTCGTACACTTCGAGCGCCTCGCTGGCTCGCTCTTCAtcgaggcagcgcagcattGCGGCCTCTGCCGCGTGTTTGAGGCGCACTTCACTCGAGCAGTGCTGCGTGTACAACAAAAACTCGTCATAGAAGGCACCCACCACAGATACCCACATATGAGAGCTGGCAGATAGACCAGGCGTCTCTGGTCGGACATGATGGCGTTCTGGGACTGCTGCGGAGAGGCCGCTAGAGCGGTGTGCGAGCACTGTGTACGCCGGCTGCCACCGCGCGGCACTGCGTCGCAGACTCATCCTGCTACACACATAtagaggggaagaggagcaAGGGCAGGAGAGGCAAAGAGCGACGCATCTACACTAGTTCCTCACTGATCACGGGCACTTTCGATACGCTGCAGACCTCTCTGGCTGCATGCAGAGCGTGGGGGCAGAGGGAAAAAAGATGAGCAGAAACACAAAGGACGGGCACTGCGGCTTTGCCAAGGAAGGAATACATACATCAatggagggagagagcgcgggagacacacgcgcgggTGCAGTGACGGCGTGAGTCGAGGCGTCTTTCGCGCAcgggtgtgcttgtgtgggCACTTttgagagagggaggggtggaggagcaggtctgagggagaaagagaggggttGGGTGGACTGGCACGCGCATCTCACACGCATGCTGGGTATCATGCGACGAAGCCCTCGTGAGTGCCTTTCTCCGAAGGAGGTGATTAGACCAAAGATCCGCCGCGCTTCTCTAACAGCTGTCGATACAGAAACTGTATTTGAGCAGTGGGGGCGAAACAGAGCAACGCCAAAACAAGAGAGAGCTTGAGAGCAGAGAGATCAGCAGAAGACACGTCACGCGTGGATCTGGTCGGCAAAGCAGCGAAAGACGAGCAGGAGAGGTGGTGCCGCGGTTGTCGTGAAGGGGACTGTGTAGGGGAAGGCGTACTCCAGAACAGAAGGGCAGTCACGTATAGGAGCCTCCTCCACAAACTGCAAGCCCAGCGGAACGATCACCtcgaggctgctgctgctgctgctgctgcgcaagcggTGCTGGGACAACTCGTATTGCCGACACGCCGTCACGAGAATGCGAAGGACGCAGCTGAGCTCGGGCTCCGCAGCCGACACATCAGCCCAACCGCCAGAAGTATCAACAAGGCGTGCTGCAcctgccgttgccgcctccTTTGGTGGAGGGTGCGGCAACAGTTTTACGCGCACCGCAATTTCCGGCTTCTCAAAGAACTTGGCAGCGCTTCCCTTCACATAGTTGCCATATGCGCGCGAATGCTGCACGTAGGGCAGAACTTGAATGATCGCGGCGAGCAGCCACCCTTCAGCGGCCAGTGGGAGCCGTAgcagccgcgacggcgctgtctGACGCATGCAGCTCAGGGCGAGGGCGTTGAACCACACAGAGTTCGCAGCTAGCGCACGAAAGCGGTAGAAGAGAAGGTATAGCAGGCGCGCCGCAACGATTGTGCCGTTGGGGTGCGCGTCATTGAAATCGTCGCCGCTCCTCCAAGAGGTGAAGATCAGCTCAGTGCACCAGTCAATCAAGATAGTTGCGGCTTGCCGCTCATCTCGGTCGGGGTCTTTGCCAACGTGAgctgcgctgtggctgcagcACGCCAGGTGCGAAACCCCACAGAGTCGAATTACATACTCCACGCCGGACACCAGTATGCGCAGCACGCTTCGCCGTTGCTCACGCACGACATGGTCGTTGGCGGTGCGGCTAACGGCGGTCCGAAAGCACCAGTAGTACCGTAAGACGGGGACCCACACATGCCACGGCATGTCTTTCCGCGACGGTGGCTCTAGcccccctccgccgactgctgcggcgccgccggagGCCGCACGAGCAACGTCCTCGACACTCCTTACCTCATTATCCCCCGTCGCCCCTTTTCGCCTTGGGGCGGCAATTTGTTGAGCCATGATGTACACAATGGACGCAATGACGCAGACCTGCGCGCTGTCTTCATCAGAGTCTGTCAGAGCACCCTGCTCCACTTCTCCAAAGACGATCAGGTGGGCGCGTGTTATGGCAGCGTGTCTTGCTCTGAAGGCAAAGAAAAGCAAGTCGGTGCCATAGCGGCGCACCACATCGAccttgtgcgcgcgcatgagcagcaggtacagcagctgcagaaggGGATAAA
Proteins encoded in this window:
- a CDS encoding conserved hypothetical protein (previous protein_id=AAZ14378.1) translates to MWVSVVGAFYDEFLLYTQHCSSEVRLKHAAEAAMLRCLDEERASEALEVYEAMCRCGLVGMSRTLGRSSCRTSPTTTVPRTCTSQASVSLDQLARRALTHVPHRQRQNSMLALLMAAELDAPSPTTDHSDDRRDAGSPHDSRDLNASSCNAYATSIATDDERGVSGEVTLLSQARAPSAAEQARIRVQQRLHALRITQQLRQPLGKECCLVEMLQLCAPSDVGSRAFTAVRKVTDEVEVGPLHTLSHVVLHHPFTHMQPSVPWAQQEVHWEEISSRACARSLTPADAARLTKIEDAVSPYRPFCKSSLMFLARMVPNWDAVLVRRVAETLVLPAAAHSVFPESYRRLRSTAAQRRRYSARAALSTPGAAGDQLAAPGCCASWTDSATHQLFGEESCDGHVSPLLRVECLVKRRVHHDVVVPDTAYVLQCFQQLKQLARHREVIVTHGVFLGLVAAASLPTHPTRFHARRVLRDIMCATTTAVTGKASAEAGGQLGVQGLASTGRRRHQQQQSGFTLLGLQDELALLERCPERFYLSELSSASSLSDWALMGQRTSLDSAARVGDIEYGGCLSVVLVAKQLKRMIAAHDRGEDFLANNAATVPTSTCVGIDSLVQHILQGNSNAASPKIPSSKQWTSPLFKNRSCGLRAHMPIVVATTHESTRAAAFTVGLNMHPPAGVAP